A single window of Neurospora crassa OR74A linkage group VII, whole genome shotgun sequence DNA harbors:
- a CDS encoding MFS multidrug transporter yields the protein MTTTTTTTGDIMAKMLDPETQNTSQQQQQTPPPPPPPPTPPPPQDRPASNYPHSSTDDLSSLSKPPVDKSSRHRHASSSSSSSKSHGSPSVSASSTSLSSGHLEALHLQQQQQQHQHQQDEIASIENATRLSTVQTRTSTFSSASRPPDFEVVFAVNDPENPKNWPLWYRCWTIFACSYSTWVVVLYSSSYTAIVPGLMKEYHVTNQPVATLGLTTYLFGLAIGCLALAPLSELYGRRPIYLISLGVFALLILPCAMPSSLAEIIVVRFFGALFGAVMVSNSPATVVDIAHPDYLALCMAVTSIAPLNGPVTGPLIGGFAYQYLGFRWANWIVLILSGAAILFMATIRETYAPAILRAKAARLRKSTGDDRYWSRFDQKVSTLQLLKTNLSRPFILAATEPILWFFNTWISLVYAILYLCFVAYPIVFKEHRGWSTGQVGLAFLGMGCGTVASIVLEPFWRSIINKRTSKFDVETGRPAPEAQAYIMTIGAILTAFGQLAFSWTCLPVSIHWIVPVIFGVPFGMGNTISFIYGSNYLAGAYGLYAASALAANSFLRSVAGGVLPLAGPAMYRNLTPQIAGTILGVLEVLLIPIPIIFYQYGERIRGRSRVIRMMREEQAREDRRRMKGDKGERERRGGGIVEEEEENEKDEEERRGRAEREGGMVETTMTMTGEGQGQGEVSGEEVVVPFALTTSGVLGEKKAKKMGDEVV from the exons atgaccaccaccaccaccaccacaggaGATATCATGGCCAAGATGCTCGACCCTGAGACACAAAATAcgtctcaacaacaacagcagacaccaccaccaccaccaccaccaccaacaccaccaccaccacaagaCCGTCCAGCGTCAAATTACCCCCACTCATCCACAGACGacctctcctccctttccaaACCTCCAGTTGACAAATCCTCCCGACACCGTcatgcctcctcctcctcctcgtcgtccaagTCCCACGGCAGCCCCAGCGTCAGCGCAAGCAgcacctccctctcctcagGCCACCTCGaagccctccacctccagcaacaacaacaacaacaccaacatcaacaagacGAAATCGCCTCCATCGAAAACGCCACCCGCCTCTCCACCGTGCAAACCCGCACATCCACCTTCTCCTCTGCCTCGCGCCCGCCCGACTTTGAAGTCGTTTTTGCAGTCAACGACCCAGAAAACCCCAAGAACTGGCCGCTGTGGTACCGCTGCTGGACCATCTTTGCGTGCTCGTACAGCACGTGGGTCGTGGTTTTGTACAGTTCCTCGTACACGGCCATTGTCCCCGGGTTGATGAAGGAGTATCATGTGACGAATCAGCCTGTCGCGACGCTGGGGTTGACGACGTACCTGTTTGGCTTGGCGATTGGGTGTTTGGCGCTGGCGCCGCTGAGCGAGCTGTATGGGCGGAGGCCGATTTACTTGATTAGTTTGGGGGTGTTTGCGCTTTTGATCCTGCCGTGTGCGATGCCGAGTAGCTTGGCGGAGATAATTGTGGTGAGGTTTTTTGG CGCTCTCTTCGGCGCAGTAATGGTCTCCAACTCGCCCGCCACCGTAGTCGACATCGCCCACCCCGACTACCTCGCCCTCTGCATGGCCGTGACCTCCATCGCCCCGCTCAACGGCCCCGTCACCGGCCCTTTGATCGGCGGTTTCGCCTACCAATACCTCGGCTTCCGCTGGGCCAACTGGATCGTCCTGATCCTCTCCGGCGCCGCCATCCTCTTCATGGCCACCATCCGCGAGACCTACGCGCCCGCCATCCTGCGCGCCAAAGCCGCCCGTCTGCGCAAGTCCACCGGCGACGACCGGTACTGGTCGCGCTTCGACCAAAAAGTGTCCACCCTCCAACTCCTCAAAACCAACCTCAGCCGCCCCTTTATCCTGGCCGCCACCGAGCCCATCCTCTGGTTCTTCAACACGTGGATCTCCCTCGTCTACGCCATCCTGTACCTCTGCTTCGTCGCCTACCCCATCGTCTTCAAGGAACACCGCGGCTGGTCCACAGGCCAAGTCGGCCTCGCCTTTTTGGGCATGGGGTGCGGCACCGTCGCCTCCATTGTGCTCGAGCCCTTTTGGcgatccatcatcaacaagcgCACCTCCAAGTTCGATGTCGAGACGGGCCGTCCGGCGCCCGAAGCCCAGGCGTATATCATGACCATCGGCGCGATCCTTACCGCCTTTGGTCAGCTGGCTTTCAGCTGGACGTGTCTACCGGTTTCCATCCACTGGATCGTGCCCGTCATCTTTGGCGTGCCTTTCGGCATGGGCAACACCATTAGTTTTATTTACGGATCGAATTACCTGGCGGGCGCGTACGGGTTGTATGCTGCGTCGGCGCTGGCGGCCAATTCGTTCCTAAGGTCCGTGGCGGGTGGTGTACTTCCGCTGGCGGGACCGGCAATGTATCGGAATTTGACGCCGCAGATTGCGGGGACGATATTGGGTGTGTTGGAGGTGTTGTTGATTCCGATTCCGATTATCTTTTATCAGTATGGAGAGAGGATTAGAGGGCGGAGTAGGGTGATTAGGATGATGAGGGAGGAGCAGGCGAGGGAGgataggaggaggatgaaagGGGATaagggggagagggaaaggaggggtggtggaattgtagaagaagaagaagaaaatgagaaggatgaggaggaaagaaggggaagagcggagagggaaggggggatggtggagacgacgatgacgatgacgggtGAGGGACAGGGGCAGGGGGAAGTTagtggggaggaggtggttgtGCCTTTTGCTTTGACAACATCGGGGGTGTTGGGAGAGAAGAAAGCGAAAAAGATGGGTGATGAGGTTGTTTGA
- a CDS encoding glycosyl hydrolase family 43 protein produces the protein MHHRNRLLLSLLSVIMGLATSTALAALQIVPGGTWTASNGEHLNAHGAGVIQVNNTFYLIGEDKSQGSSFFAINCYSSVDLVQWTYEGALLSRTTSSGDLGPNRIIERPKVIYNDLTKKYVMWMHVDSSNYGDAKVGVATSDTVCGKPYKYHGSFRPLGMESRDIGLFKDDDDDGRAYLLTEDRKNGLRINPLTPDYLSISGTTSTHLFPTAIESPALLKLSGRYFLFGSHLTGWSPNDNVYTTSTNLSGPWTDWKVFADKGSNTYASQTSFILNYGGPGNIMYMGDRWRSSNLQSSSYIWLPLNISDTTTTTVVLLKNRASWIPNAQSGLLWADSPAEKSYEGERGSYAGGAKEHHHLKHTK, from the exons ATGCATCATCGCAACCGCCTTCTTCTGAGCTTGCTCTCAGTCATCATGGGACTAGCCACATCTACGGCCCTCGCTGCACTACAAATCGTTCCCGGAGGGACTTGGACAGCC TCCAACGGCGAACACCTCAACGCGCACGGCGCCGGCGTCATCCAGGTCAACAACACCTTCTACCTCATCGGCGAAGACAAATCCCAAGGTTCCTCCTTTTTTGCCATCAACTGTTATTCGTCTGTCGACCTTGTCCAATGGACGTACGAGGGCGCTTTACTTTCGCGGACAACATCATCAGGCGATCTCGGACCGAACAGAATCATTGAACGACCCAAAGTCATTTACAACGATCTCACAAAAAAATATGTCATGTGGATGCATGTCGACAGCAGTAACTACGGAGACGCCAAAGTAGGCGTGGCGACGAGCGATACCGTGTGCGGCAAACCTTACAAGTACCATGGAAGTTTCAGGCCGTTGGGGATGGAGTCAAGGGATATAGGGCTGTTtaaagatgatgatgatgatgggaggGCGTATTTGTTGACGGAGGAT CGCAAAAACGGCCTCCGCATCAACCCCCTCACCCCGGACTACCTCTCCATCTCcggcaccacctccacccacCTTTTTCCCACGGCCATCGAGTCCCCCGCCCTCCTCAAGCTGTCCGGGCgttacttcctcttcggctcCCACCTAACAGGCTGGTCCCCCAACGACAACGTCTACACCACGTCCACCAATCTCTCGGGGCCCTGGACCGACTGGAAGGTTTTTGCCGACAAGGGAAGCAACACCTACGCCTCCCAGACCTCTTTTATCCTCAACTACGGCGGCCCTGGCAATATAATGTACATGGGCGACAGATGGCGCTCCTCCAACTTACAGTCTAGCAGCTACATCTGGCTACCGCTCAATATcagcgacaccaccaccaccaccgtagTCCTCCTGAAAAACCGCGCGAGTTGGATCCCCAATGCGCAATCTGGTCTACTATGGGCAGATAGCCCAGCAGAGAAAAGCTACGAGGGCGAGCGGGGAAGTTACGCAGGGGGCGCGAAAGAG CATCACCATCTCAAACATACAAAGTAa
- the hH1 gene encoding histone H1 — MPPKKTETKAADASAAAAPAPAAAPTSAPKTKSPSTHASYLDMITDAIVALKDRAGSSRQALKKYVRANNTLGNVTDNMFDSLFNKALKNGVDKGVFEQPKGPSGGTKLAKKVAKPAPKKAAPKKETKEKKPAAAKKEGAAKKETKEKKAPAAKKAAAPKKAAAPKKEVKEKKAAAPKKKAAAPAVADKETVLTKTKSGRVAKSTAKPAAAKKAAAPKKAAASKKAEKAEPAAEKA; from the exons ATGCCTCCCAAGAAGACCGAGACCAAGGCCGCCGATGcctctgccgccgccgctcctgCTCCCGCCGCTGCTCCCACCTCTGCTCCCAAGACCAAGAGCCCCAGCACCCATGCCTCTTACCTT GACATGATCACGGACGCTATTGTTGCG CTCAAGGACCGCGCTGGATCTAG CCGTCAAGCTCTCAAGAAGTATGTCCGTGCCAACAACACGCTCGGCAACGTCACCGACAACATGTTCGACTCGCTCTTCAACAAGGCCTTGAAGAACGGTGTCGACAAGGGTGTCTTTGAGCAGCCCAAGG GTCCTTCCGGTGGCACCAAGCTTGCCAAGAAGGTCGCTAAGCCTGCTCCCAAGAAGGCTGCTCCCAAGAAGGAgaccaaggagaagaagcccgCTGCCGCTAAGAAGGAGGGtgccgccaagaaggagaccaaggagaagaaggctcctgctgccaagaaggcggctgcccccaagaaggctgctgctcccaagaaggaggtcaaggagaagaaggcggctgcccccaagaagaaggccgctgCTCCTGCCGTTGCCGACAAGGAGACCGTCCTCACCAAGACCAAGTCTGGCCGTGTCGCCAAGAGCACCGCTAAGCCTGCtgccgccaagaaggccgctgctcccaagaaggctgccgccagcaagaaggccgagaaggccgAGCCCGCTGCCGAGAAGGCATAA
- the hH1 gene encoding histone H1, variant codes for MLQLKDRAGSSRQALKKYVRANNTLGNVTDNMFDSLFNKALKNGVDKGVFEQPKGPSGGTKLAKKVAKPAPKKAAPKKETKEKKPAAAKKEGAAKKETKEKKAPAAKKAAAPKKAAAPKKEVKEKKAAAPKKKAAAPAVADKETVLTKTKSGRVAKSTAKPAAAKKAAAPKKAAASKKAEKAEPAAEKA; via the exons ATGCTACAGCTCAAGGACCGCGCTGGATCTAG CCGTCAAGCTCTCAAGAAGTATGTCCGTGCCAACAACACGCTCGGCAACGTCACCGACAACATGTTCGACTCGCTCTTCAACAAGGCCTTGAAGAACGGTGTCGACAAGGGTGTCTTTGAGCAGCCCAAGG GTCCTTCCGGTGGCACCAAGCTTGCCAAGAAGGTCGCTAAGCCTGCTCCCAAGAAGGCTGCTCCCAAGAAGGAgaccaaggagaagaagcccgCTGCCGCTAAGAAGGAGGGtgccgccaagaaggagaccaaggagaagaaggctcctgctgccaagaaggcggctgcccccaagaaggctgctgctcccaagaaggaggtcaaggagaagaaggcggctgcccccaagaagaaggccgctgCTCCTGCCGTTGCCGACAAGGAGACCGTCCTCACCAAGACCAAGTCTGGCCGTGTCGCCAAGAGCACCGCTAAGCCTGCtgccgccaagaaggccgctgctcccaagaaggctgccgccagcaagaaggccgagaaggccgAGCCCGCTGCCGAGAAGGCATAA
- a CDS encoding cAMP-independent regulatory protein pac2, with product MSRHHPNMSMETYYGSVRTTADAIKLFEACRVGTLPRVQRRLSEKERQAIRPGSVFVWDEREAGMRRWTDGKSWSASRVSGSFLTYREMEGKRAGFGGRRNAGRTPDSARASDEDRGSDDHHEGYRYKADGLMKQSFSITTSHGQHLHLISYYARDGRGPANLPDPSSDPALRHVTIPKGIYPESSVSESSVPVTTRGPMQRHSPYSHPRNPPPPYHQPYDPNVHAPPPGPGYWGPISPVATPPYNGHPAPYPPGQPYHPDGLPPHAPPHYAHHPQNFSPPQHHMASLPPPPAGKPGIQLPQPQPQPYPHQHAVQAPYPPPLSQPPPPAYHYLHQRQQQPPPPPQQHQQPPYHHQGPPHPSQQQPMHHHHQGPPPPHHHFPSPQLPSDAQHPEHQPQQLQHQQPQPQQHPRIAPIDSPKSQQLMAAARETLNLDFRLAHSTGGSILPPPQQQQQQNAASNGTPFSGSGSVPTPPLPPTTSNGMSSSPRHHHHQEGGAPPSLKPVLSPLTLHPPLAAPSPQKQQQQQQQQQNGHTTTTTSPIISASTRPSLSAILLPPPNPNGVGVGVKTESSSLSNGGATPAGASNGARSPLGSPRGLGVGVPPPPPPPPHGLGLVGHGGGLAAAPDDKAYEALKALNRNLCT from the coding sequence ATGTCGCGCCATCATCCGAATATGTCCATGGAAACCTATTACGGGAGCGTCCGTACAACCGCCGACGCCATCAAGCTGTTCGAGGCCTGCCGAGTAGGCACCCTGCCCCGAGTACAACGCCGATTATCCGAGAAAGAGCGTCAGGCCATTCGACCGGGCTCGGTCTTTGTCTGGGATGAGAGGGAAGCCGGCATGCGGAGATGGACCGATGGAAAGTCATGGAGCGCCAGCCGTGTATCCGGGAGTTTCCTTACCTACCGGGAGATGGAGGGAAAGAGGGCAGGATTCGGTGGCCGGAGGAACGCAGGGAGGACTCCAGACTCGGCCCGCGCTAGTGACGAGGACCGGGGCTCGGACGATCACCACGAAGGCTACAGGTACAAGGCGGACGGGCTCATGAAGCAGTCATTTAGCATCACCACCTCTCACGGCCAACACCTCCACCTCATATCCTACTATGCCCGGGACGGCCGGGGTCCAGCCAACCTGCCCGATCCATCGAGTGATCCAGCCCTTAGGCACGTTACCATCCCCAAGGGCATCTACCCCGAGTCCAGTGTTAGCGAATCTTCGGTGCCGGTGACGACGAGAGGTCCCATGCAGCGACACTCGCCATATTCGCATCCAAGGAACCCTCCGCCCCCGTATCATCAGCCCTATGACCCCAATGTTCATGCCCCTCCGCCCGGCCCTGGCTATTGGGGACCCATCTCTCCGGTCGCGACACCTCCTTACAACGGCCATCCCGCCCCGTACCCCCCAGGACAGCCATATCATCCCGACGGTCTTCCTCCGCACGCGCCACCGCATTATGCTCACCACCCCCAAAatttctctcctcctcaacaccacaTGGCGTCCctgcctcctccaccagccGGTAAGCCCGGCATCCAGCTcccgcaaccgcaaccgcagCCATATCCGCATCAGCATGCCGTTCAAGCCCCTTATCCGCCGCCGCTATCTCAGCCCCCGCCACCGGCTTACCACTATCTCcatcaacgacaacaacagccgccgccaccccctcagcagcatcaacaaccaccttaccaccaccaaggcccACCCCATCCgagtcaacaacaacccatgcaccatcatcatcaaggaccgccacctcctcaccaccacttcccctcccctcaacTACCATCCGACGCTCAACACCCCGAGCATCAACCGCAGCaactccaacaccaacaaccacaaccacaacaacacccgAGAATCGCACCCATCGACTCCCCAAAGTCTCAACAACTAATGGCCGCCGCCCGCGAGACACTCAACCTCGATTTCCGTCTAGCCCACAGCACAGGCGGTAGTATCCTCCCCCCtccgcaacagcagcagcagcagaacgCAGCCAGCAACGGTACGCCCTTTTCCGGGTCAGGATCTGTCCCTACCCCTCCTCTGCCACCAACTACTTCCAACGGCATGTCATCATcccctcgtcatcatcatcatcaggaGGGAGGAGCGCCGCCGAGTCTGAAGCCCGTATTGTCGCCGTTGACTTTACACCCTCCGTTGGCTGCACCATCACCACagaaacagcaacaacagcaacaacagcaacaaaacggacacaccaccaccaccaccagccccaTCATTTCTGCAAGTACGAGACCTAGTCTAAGCGCTATTTTGCTTCCGCCGCCGAATCCGAAtggcgttggtgttggtgtcaAGACggaatcatcatcattgtcgAATGGGGGAGCTACGCCTGCTGGTGCGAGTAATGGTGCAAGGAGTCCACTGGGGAGTCCTCGTGGGCTGGGTGTGGGtgttccgccgccgccgccgccgccaccgcatgggcttgggcttgttgGGCACGGTGGTGGATTGGCTGCGGCGCCGGATGATAAGGCTTATGAAGCTTTGAAGGCGTTGAATAGGAATTTATGCACTTAG